A DNA window from Centroberyx gerrardi isolate f3 chromosome 5, fCenGer3.hap1.cur.20231027, whole genome shotgun sequence contains the following coding sequences:
- the LOC139908567 gene encoding uncharacterized protein LOC139908567, giving the protein MADTAVDTTATAEVTAKELKEKKEVEVENKDKENGSGDAPANGTNGADHSDKVEKAAEEEHKNGDEKAEEAPPAEEVDAQPVKRAAEEEEEKVETKKQKTEENGDSKETEVEA; this is encoded by the exons ATGGCTGATACAGCAGTTGATACGACCGCAACCGCGGAGGTTACAGCAAAG gagctgaaagagaagaaagaagtcGAAGTGGAGAATAAGGATAAGGAGAATGGCAGCGGGGACGCACCTGCCAATGGCACA AATGGTGCTGATCACAGTGACAAAGTGGAGAAGGCTGCAGAGGAGGAACACAAGAATGGAGACG agaaagcagaggaggcTCCCCCTGCTGAGGAGGTTGATGCACAGCCTGTGAAGCGTGCagctgaagaagaggag gAAAAGGTGGAGACAAAAAAgcagaagacagaagaaaacGGAGATTCAAAAGAAACAGAAGTGGAGGCTTAG